Proteins from one Hyperolius riggenbachi isolate aHypRig1 chromosome 2, aHypRig1.pri, whole genome shotgun sequence genomic window:
- the FNDC9 gene encoding fibronectin type III domain-containing protein 9, with translation MAISVQNISANTAMVIWPSISSCADSFYSIMYQANWNTMLSGYSRQKFKELRIPTSRTFHTVENLTPLTTYILCVTCQSANPSNDQCKVFNTLEQDPATANSKKKDLALGIWLTSSIILLIIACILIYGCLHIWWRKRQERAQAKNNRSNEQDKRQAWTKAEEPVEEYEKPGLLAVTEETEDACTDPTQTGNTIKDPLMADETNSLNYIDQDVPSEEQTTVD, from the coding sequence ATGGCCATCTCTGTTCAGAATATCTCAGCAAACACAGCTATGGTCATTTGGCCATCAATCTCTAGCTGCGCCGACAGCTTCTACAGTATTATGTATCAGGCCAACTGGAACACAATGTTGTCTGGGTACTCCCGGCAGAAATTTAAAGAGCTCCGGATTCCTACCAGCCGGACATTCCACACTGTTGAGAATCTCACTCCGCTAACAACTTACATTCTGTGTGTGACATGCCAATCCGCCAACCCATCCAACGACCAGTGCAAAGTATTCAATACTTTAGAGCAAGACCCAGCAACAGCAAACAGCAAGAAAAAAGATCTAGCGTTAGGTATATGGCTCACAAGCAGCATTATCCTCCTCATTATAGCCTGCATCTTAATCTATGGCTGCCTGCACATATGGTGGCGAAAACGTCAAGAGCGTGCTCAGGCCAAAAACAATAGAAGCAATGAGCAGGACAAGAGGCAAGCTTGGACAAAAGCCGAGGAGCCAGTGGAGGAATATGAAAAACCAGGCCTTTTAGCAGTAACTGAAGAGACAGAAGATGCTTGTACAGATCCGACCCAGACAGGCAATACCATCAAGGATCCCTTAATGGCAGATGAAACCAACAGCCTGAACTACATTGATCAAGACGTGCCATCCGAGGAGCAAACTACTGTGGACTGA